The Carassius gibelio isolate Cgi1373 ecotype wild population from Czech Republic chromosome B9, carGib1.2-hapl.c, whole genome shotgun sequence genome includes a region encoding these proteins:
- the LOC127964547 gene encoding NXPE family member 3-like isoform X1 → MPSNNLMEIETRKQHFHRERSCLRRFFTGLCLLVIVCFLVVWSYMGNGRKKHPQPNFLSQHFAGLSNSPNSTTPSALSSDESIISSFYSEFGISLDDYSSLQQTVYWAEPDRSITNLSMSTSPAHTTFIIENLKESYQIGEELFVVVHAKDFDNKSKHYGGDFFQAKLFWSKTKASVFGEVVDLLNGSYSVRFLLPWVGEAQVAVRLIHSSEAVQVLKHHRDTDSDRVYFNGYYEGPGPNKTRLSEIVKCNVKWDKNGLERIGTRGCCCEYNDPRTRETWRCQRPKSLPCSAFVYHSMGGYRNRLTNKEKILMTQTNKGINGDKSIIKIVYFHGNETIDVTEKCRPGLHTPVPAGFYLNDVWTSFVCSTRHFTTQKTTECLKNKHIYMMGDSTMRQWFEFFVKAIPTLNQMNLHVQYQSGPLIAVDVKNNIDLHWRAHNVPLRTLKTAVANLHYISNEIDDLAGGPHTVIIFNLGPHFTTYPLDFYTHRVLRIRKAVLALLQRAPDTTVIIKTVNTGYKDIFGSDWYSLQLDRILRWVFQDVGVYILDVWQMTACHYKKENIHPAPVIIKNEIDILLSFTCPKLI, encoded by the exons TTCACAGGGAAAGATCATGTTTACGGAGGTTTTTTACTGGCCTGTGTCTACTGGTAATCGTGTGTTTTCTG GTTGTATGGTCTTACATGGGTAATGGAAGGAAGAAACACCCTCAACCAAACTTTTTGTCTCAGCACTTTGCAGGACTCTCTAACTCTCCGAACTCCACTACTCCTTCAGCACTCAGTTCAGATGAGTCAATTATAAGCTCATTTTACTCTGAATTTGGAATCAGTTTAGATGACTACTCCAGCTTACAGCAGACTGTTTACTGGGCAGAGCCTGACAGATCAATCACAAATTTGTCAATGAGTACTAGTCCAGCTCACACCACATTCATCATAGAGAACCTGAAAGAGAGCTACCAAATTGGTGAGGAGCTTTTTGTTGTGGTACATGCAAAGGATTTTGATAATAAATCCAAACATTACGGGGGCGACTTTTTCCAAGCCAAGCTGTTCTGGTCTAAAACTAAG GCCAGTGTGTTTGGTGAGGTAGTGGACCTGCTCAATGGCTCCTACTCTGTGCGTTTCCTCCTGCCGTGGGTTGGTGAGGCTCAGGTGGCTGTGCGTCTAATTCACTCCAGTGAAGCTGTGCAGGTCCTGAAGCATCACAGAGATACTGACTCTGACAGAGTGTACTTTAATGGATATTATGAGGGACCAGGACCAAATAAGACCCGGTTGAGTGAAATAGTGAAGTGTAATGTGAAGTGGGACAAGAATGGACTAGAGCGTATTGGAACCAGAGGCTGTTGCTGTGAATACAACGATCCACGTACCAGAGAAACATGGCGCTGCCAGAGACCCAAATCACTGCCATGCAGTGCCTTTGTGTACCACTCTATGGGCGGTTATAGAAACCGTCTGACTAATAAAGAGAAGATCTTGAT GACACAAACTAACAAAGGAATCAATGGAGATAAGAGCATCATCAAAATTGTTTATTTCCATGGAAATGAAACTATTG ATGTAACAGAGAAATGTCGTCCGGGTTTACACACTCCAGTTCCAGCCGGTTTTTACCTGAATGATGTGTGGACGTCATTTGTGTGTAGCACCCGTCATTTTACAACCCAAAAGACAACAGAGTGCctgaaaaacaaacacatctacatgATGGGAGACTCTACTATGAGACAGTGGTTCGAGTTCTTTGTGAAAGCAATACCAA CCCTGAATCAGATGAACCTCCATGTTCAGTATCAGTCAGGGCCGCTCATAGCAGTGGATGTGAAGAACAACATTGACTTACACTGGAGGGCTCACAACGTTCCTCTGCGCACTCTAAAAACAGCAGTTGCTAATCTGCACTACATCAGTAATGAGATTGATGACCTGGCTGGAGGACCCCACACAGTCATTATATTCAATCTGGGGCCTCATTTCACCACGTACCCTTTGGATTTCTACACTCATAGAGTTTTGAGGATCCGCAAAGCTGTTTTAGCATTGTTACAGCGGGCGCCTGACACTACCGTTATAATCAAGACTGTCAACACTGGTTATAAG GACATTTTCGGCAGTGACTGGTATTCTCTACAGTTGGACAGAATTCTGCGATGGGTTTTTCAGGATGTTGGTGTGTATATTCTGGATGTGTGGCAAATGACGGCCTGTCACTACAAAAAAGAGAACATCCATCCAGCCCCAGTCATCATCAAAAATGAGATTGATATTTTACTCTCTTTTACTTGccctaaattaatttaa
- the LOC127964547 gene encoding NXPE family member 3-like isoform X2, whose product MGNGRKKHPQPNFLSQHFAGLSNSPNSTTPSALSSDESIISSFYSEFGISLDDYSSLQQTVYWAEPDRSITNLSMSTSPAHTTFIIENLKESYQIGEELFVVVHAKDFDNKSKHYGGDFFQAKLFWSKTKASVFGEVVDLLNGSYSVRFLLPWVGEAQVAVRLIHSSEAVQVLKHHRDTDSDRVYFNGYYEGPGPNKTRLSEIVKCNVKWDKNGLERIGTRGCCCEYNDPRTRETWRCQRPKSLPCSAFVYHSMGGYRNRLTNKEKILMTQTNKGINGDKSIIKIVYFHGNETIDVTEKCRPGLHTPVPAGFYLNDVWTSFVCSTRHFTTQKTTECLKNKHIYMMGDSTMRQWFEFFVKAIPTLNQMNLHVQYQSGPLIAVDVKNNIDLHWRAHNVPLRTLKTAVANLHYISNEIDDLAGGPHTVIIFNLGPHFTTYPLDFYTHRVLRIRKAVLALLQRAPDTTVIIKTVNTGYKDIFGSDWYSLQLDRILRWVFQDVGVYILDVWQMTACHYKKENIHPAPVIIKNEIDILLSFTCPKLI is encoded by the exons ATGGGTAATGGAAGGAAGAAACACCCTCAACCAAACTTTTTGTCTCAGCACTTTGCAGGACTCTCTAACTCTCCGAACTCCACTACTCCTTCAGCACTCAGTTCAGATGAGTCAATTATAAGCTCATTTTACTCTGAATTTGGAATCAGTTTAGATGACTACTCCAGCTTACAGCAGACTGTTTACTGGGCAGAGCCTGACAGATCAATCACAAATTTGTCAATGAGTACTAGTCCAGCTCACACCACATTCATCATAGAGAACCTGAAAGAGAGCTACCAAATTGGTGAGGAGCTTTTTGTTGTGGTACATGCAAAGGATTTTGATAATAAATCCAAACATTACGGGGGCGACTTTTTCCAAGCCAAGCTGTTCTGGTCTAAAACTAAG GCCAGTGTGTTTGGTGAGGTAGTGGACCTGCTCAATGGCTCCTACTCTGTGCGTTTCCTCCTGCCGTGGGTTGGTGAGGCTCAGGTGGCTGTGCGTCTAATTCACTCCAGTGAAGCTGTGCAGGTCCTGAAGCATCACAGAGATACTGACTCTGACAGAGTGTACTTTAATGGATATTATGAGGGACCAGGACCAAATAAGACCCGGTTGAGTGAAATAGTGAAGTGTAATGTGAAGTGGGACAAGAATGGACTAGAGCGTATTGGAACCAGAGGCTGTTGCTGTGAATACAACGATCCACGTACCAGAGAAACATGGCGCTGCCAGAGACCCAAATCACTGCCATGCAGTGCCTTTGTGTACCACTCTATGGGCGGTTATAGAAACCGTCTGACTAATAAAGAGAAGATCTTGAT GACACAAACTAACAAAGGAATCAATGGAGATAAGAGCATCATCAAAATTGTTTATTTCCATGGAAATGAAACTATTG ATGTAACAGAGAAATGTCGTCCGGGTTTACACACTCCAGTTCCAGCCGGTTTTTACCTGAATGATGTGTGGACGTCATTTGTGTGTAGCACCCGTCATTTTACAACCCAAAAGACAACAGAGTGCctgaaaaacaaacacatctacatgATGGGAGACTCTACTATGAGACAGTGGTTCGAGTTCTTTGTGAAAGCAATACCAA CCCTGAATCAGATGAACCTCCATGTTCAGTATCAGTCAGGGCCGCTCATAGCAGTGGATGTGAAGAACAACATTGACTTACACTGGAGGGCTCACAACGTTCCTCTGCGCACTCTAAAAACAGCAGTTGCTAATCTGCACTACATCAGTAATGAGATTGATGACCTGGCTGGAGGACCCCACACAGTCATTATATTCAATCTGGGGCCTCATTTCACCACGTACCCTTTGGATTTCTACACTCATAGAGTTTTGAGGATCCGCAAAGCTGTTTTAGCATTGTTACAGCGGGCGCCTGACACTACCGTTATAATCAAGACTGTCAACACTGGTTATAAG GACATTTTCGGCAGTGACTGGTATTCTCTACAGTTGGACAGAATTCTGCGATGGGTTTTTCAGGATGTTGGTGTGTATATTCTGGATGTGTGGCAAATGACGGCCTGTCACTACAAAAAAGAGAACATCCATCCAGCCCCAGTCATCATCAAAAATGAGATTGATATTTTACTCTCTTTTACTTGccctaaattaatttaa